CTTTTATTTGCTAATTTCAATAATGTGGGTgcaattacatgtattacatggtTGGAAGAGCGTATTTATAGCAATCGTATAGTCGTATACTATTAGAATTTTCACAATTCAAGGAAGAAGGAAACtacttgaaataaacaaataaacaggGAAGATTgtgaaattcaaattaatataaacagTTCCGTTCAGCTTATATTTGTTGAAGTGGCATTAACCTTATAATCACAAATCCTACTTGAAATACTCTTAAGAGGTGCACTGTTGACGATTGATAGTATTTTGTGGTAATATTAAAGCGAtacatacaaaaatgtatgttaagaatgtattcttctgacttttcagtctcgttcagtctcgttaaaatctcgttcttgaattactttcaaaatatgtggaaaatatcaatgaatttttaaaaatattataatcaaacataactctgtgaaaaaattgtgtatttacaaagAATGGTTTAttagtaatccagttttcaaattttaccacCAATCAAGTCTGTATTTTTagtcaaaattttgagaaaatgggtgaggggtacaaaaatgattttacaagaaccatgtacatcccatatcatttttgtcttttcaaatttcttagatgtgtattttttcaattatttataacaaaaaaaacttaaataatatgcattttgttcttaaaattgagaaaaatcacaaaaatacaaaattgacagcatagtaaattttacacaaaaaagctcAAAATATGATCAAACTTtattatattaacacctacctatagtttttttaagtaaaatttattcagattggttcacttcatctttatagaaagtatgaaaaaaagtttaactgtggaactgtgatttttttcacgataatagcccaaaaataggtaaaaatcgatgaaaaatgggaaaatcatcaaaattgcgcattttcaaagggccgtagcaaaaaaagaactgcatcaccatatgattttttcttcaccaattattttgttacggtcttataaaccaaaaaaatcaggttaagaaaaaaagtttaattctagaaattttacATCCTTAACTATGATTTTAACTGTTAAAGTTGAAAACATAGACAAGAATGACATATTTAATGATAATTCGTCAATAACTAGCTTCCTATAATTGCGTAGgtccactttttttttaatttgatttacagttgtctcattggcaattataaaacatctctttattttaatataaaacagtaAACTGATtaagaagtgttttttttttcttatagaaTTATCTTAATTGCACTTTTCTTTGCCATTACTAAAGTTAATAGACCTAAAGCAGTTGGCAGAGTATCCCATGGAGTTAGACACTGAATAACCAGAACGAGTACCTAgtgaattcatatatttataagtaGTTAGTAGTACAACTCATAGTTAATACAAACGTATTTGGAAAATATGTAGTCATATTCTTACGGAAAATGTGCGTGTGTCTCcggttttgtttttaagttttaaaactttataaaaagttCAGCTTGCAtgatttctttttgtatatattttttcctCTACAGCCTGTCTAAATTTTCTattcttcaaatttaaatgtAACGTTTTCTTTATACTACGGAAATCCGCCGAACCTTTTCCTCCACTCTGCTCTAAACAGTGATAAGAAATAATTATAACCGCAACATATAATTTTCAGGTTGCACATTGGCAAACATATATATTGACGCATCCTACCTTGATTAAAACTAAACCCCACTCatgacgttttttttttggtCGCCCAATGAAATCATTTTATCGAGGAAAACCAATGGAAAGATTGAATGACCAGATGAGTATATACTGATATATAAGCAGCTACAATtaattcttaaaaataaaaattgtatgaTCTTGAAAAGCACTGGATCAAAATTATGGTTTATTGGTTACTTTTGATTGTCCTTTTAGGTAAGagaatttactttttaaaaccaATCGTtatttttcttctattgtttAACTTCTTATGATCTTTTTTATGTCTTTAAGTCAAATtatgttgaatttaaaaaaattatacttgaattagaccgttggttttcccatttaaatggtttaacactaggaattttggggccctttatagcttgttgttggGTGTGTGCCAAGGCTCCGTGTAGAAGGACGTACCTTGaacaataatggtttactttaataaattgttatttgggtggagagttgtctcattggcactcacaccacatcttcctatatctattgatagCCATACAAAACTGCTTATTTAATGTGTAACTACAAATTTTATGTGAAATGAACATGTGAAGAGTTAATGGCTAACAGTAATGGATTAATTGTTTAAGTAATATAAAATTCAGATAAATTgttataattataaaaacatgatAGGTGTTGATACAGTAAGAAAGTACAGTTCCTACAGTAAACAACTTCAACCTCTACCGCTTTCAACCTCCAAAAAACCGTCCTTTTCTATATTTTCTTCGATTTAACACATGACGTGCTTGTTTTGGTTTGGGAGTTACCATTTGAACTATATGGGAGTGTGTTGGGCTAGGATGAAatattttgtcctgcattttttttagttgtaaacTCTGCCCTGCATTTAATTGTTCACTccattcggtcctgcctttttttttattttatcctgacgttttttaaataaattgtcaCCCTGTCTTTTTTTTGACAAGTTGCTCATGCTCcctatttttaaatttcaccctagCCCCACAcctccccctaaaaatcaaatggtagctccctttaCATTCTTAATCCTCAATAGTTAgtgtaaaatgatatttattttaaatttaggaTCCTGTAAATCTATTAACGGACTTGGAATACTTGGGAGTCTACTTATTTCCTCTGGTTTATCGATGACGAAGTCGGGAGGAGGATACAGTATTGAATGTACAGTCATAGTAGAAAACTGGACAAAATACCCCCTAACTGACGCAAGAGTTACACCATACTCTGGACAATTATATTCCGCTGCAGTTTCCATAAGACCTGGAGAGAAGGAACAGTTTGTAAATAAATGATAGAGAACACACTGTCTTACTTTCACTTTTTGAATACTTGTTTACTATGAATAAACATTTCTTCCTTAATTTCTATTCGTTTCTTTGCGTGATATCCTTTTTCACTGcatcaggcatagattaccttagctgtatttggcaaaacttttaggaattttggttctcaatactcttcagcttcgtactttatttggccttttaaacttttttggattcgagcgtcactgttgagtctgctgtagacgaaacgcgcgtctggcgtatatactaaatttagtcctggtatctatgatgagtttattgtataTGCAAACAgttaaatgtgtatatatatggtTTTCAGATTACACACAAGACTTCATGGTCCACCTATGGAAGCGCGGGAGTTGCCTCTTGGTTGATAGGAGACGGACATGGGAAACGGGCAGTTGTTATGTGGAGTGTACCTTATTCCCATTGGTTTCATAGCAACTGGCTTGCTGTGGGATTAACTGAATCCGGTAATCAAGCGCACAAAGACTGGTTCAGCCAAATGTATTATTATGAAAGTGGAAGCGGTTTGCATTTCAAGAGGAAAGATTACTATTATGACACAAATATCCTATCGTTCAAAGACGAAAAATTTGAAATAACCGGAATCATTGGAACAAGCTACAAACCAACAGCTCGTATTATTATTAAGCCTCTTAATGAGACAGATCTTGCACAAGGACTTAAGCGTGATGAATGACATTTTGCctgaattctttatttttttatatatttttactcgCTGCTGCTGCTAACGTGAAACATATGTGAGCGTCTGCAATTTCTTGAATAtggaaaaatctataaaatatgccataatacatgtatatcatttttccagatgtatttttgtcaaaaatgaaagtggccacatatGTGTTCACTCTCAATCTTTGTATATgctatgtattatcatcaaacacAACTTAGATTTAGatattaagaatgaacaaaaTTGAGGCTACTTCCAAGGCGTACATTCAACAACACTAATAAGAAGAACATACTTTGAGTCAAATCCGAAGGTTGAGGAAAATATTGAACTTGTGACCCTTATCTAGTGAAAATCTTAATAATGCATTTCcctgaaaaatatataacatttgaaAGAAGCAAGTTCGAAATCAATATGCAcaaatttttcataaatgtttgaaaattaaacttGATTTACTGATTGCGAGACTACATATACATGAAAAATATGTATTGCACAATATTTGTATGCCTCTGTTTATATTCATCAGTGTgcgtttttcttttaaatttaagcAATTTCACCTCCAACATGGCGACCAAGGAAAACAAATCAACTTAAAAACTAAAAGTGTctactattgtttgtttattaaagtgAACATTATGTAAAAAGGCAAACTATGACCGCCttactttttttcaatcagaTTTGATAATTGATTCAAAAAGATATAGCACAATACcaattatttgtaatttacatATGCATTTAGTTAGTCAGCTATAGCTTACTCTTCTCATCTTTTGTAGTctgcctttttaataaaataatatatagtaTTGCGTTTTTACTCACAATATATTTCCTTGATTTGATAACCTACGATTGCGCTATAAGTAATATTTCATTTATACCATGTACCTGCGCAAACTAGTGTTCATACTACATAACACATAGTAAGCGGAGTATTTGAGATTGgcgaccaaaaaaaaaacaaagatggGAGATTACACGTAAGGagacattgaaaacaaataagtcGAAGAGAACCTGATGAGCCAATGTAAATACGAAACCGGGAAATACAAACAACGGCCTACAAAACACTTGAAAGAAAACTAAAGGGCTGAGCAAAACGCACTCCTTTGGAAACCGGAGAAGAGTTTGGGGAGGGGGTTGTGTTTTTGATACTATTGaggtttttttaatatttttagagTGCCCTCAACATGCTCAGTAATGGTACGGcattttttgtatgtttgtgcttttgataCTATTGAGTTTTATTTCTcatttgaatgtttaaaaaatcggatgaaaatgaataaaaagggCAAAAGTTAGCATGGTACTTAAAAGTGAGTGTTGTTCCTCtacaggtgaatatacttttttatttcgGGGTGTCAGAAATGGAAACATGTACTGCTTACCATTCCAGGGCAATAGAGCTTGGTTGGAGTTCCTGTTTCTTAATCGTTTGTTTTCTGTGTAGAGTTTTATTTTTGTTGCTCTTTTCCCCGTCATTTTTCTTTTTGGTCATGGCTTTTCTCTATTTTTGATGAATATGATTTTCATAGTGTATTCTCCAATTATCATATATCAGAGAATTTGTCAGTTAATAAGGCTTTCACCTGTCGATCAATCGCCTGTTCCTAATATAGACGAAAAATTATTTTGGCATAATCAGAATCGTCAACATTTTATGGACTAGCTCAGCTTGGTGACCCTCTTCAGTCATGTTGGTTGCACCACTATTGTCCTCCAATCCAGGATTCATTCCTGCCAATTAGTGGGGTTTTTAGACCATTTAGTTATGTCATAAAAAAGAGACATATAATACCCAAGAGACTTTCAAAATCCATGTCGAACAGAAACTAACAATGTCATTGAAATAAAACGAGAAAACGAGAAAAAgtctacatatataaaaaaaaaaaaaaaaaaaaaatgaccttcaCAAAATCCAGAAGAGTTATCAGATCCTTCTTCATGTTCTTAACGTGACAT
Above is a window of Mytilus galloprovincialis chromosome 7, xbMytGall1.hap1.1, whole genome shotgun sequence DNA encoding:
- the LOC143084260 gene encoding echotoxin-2-like, translating into MGSCKSINGLGILGSLLISSGLSMTKSGGGYSIECTVIVENWTKYPLTDARVTPYSGQLYSAAVSIRPGEKEQFITHKTSWSTYGSAGVASWLIGDGHGKRAVVMWSVPYSHWFHSNWLAVGLTESGNQAHKDWFSQMYYYESGSGLHFKRKDYYYDTNILSFKDEKFEITGIIGTSYKPTARIIIKPLNETDLAQGLKRDE